In one window of Streptomyces roseofulvus DNA:
- a CDS encoding ABC transporter substrate-binding protein, which produces MTTPHRPGSRRPYGRYRRIAATTAVLASLAALAACSGPPRHAGAGTPVTLSASTPPARGEIDSFTWAVYAEPPTLDYTVAFDYPQNTILSNVCESLMRWTPGLTLEPGLARRASNPDPTTWVYDLRSGVRFHDGRTMSADDVVHSLGRQTDPDNAAAWAQNFQNVASVRKTGPLQVTVKLKKPDSQFPQYMATAAGVIASKAGVEAAGKDYGTTGGLACTGPFELGTWSKGQAIELTRFDGYWGPKAKAKKAVFRIITDPSARTNAMLSGEIDGGYLIPTESYARLRDSGLGTLYFGEGLSTVNVNITNMKGPLGDVRVRRALSLALDRSGFAQAGLGGAGTVTNSLTTRAAWAGASEQTRQAAFAALPPATQDLEKAKALIKEAGATGKTLTVATSSIGQDVSLLATAVQAAGSRIGLRINLKTIAPNAFTALFTDPEAREGIDMFPLTYYNSITDPLDLLTNFKTGAYLNFAGHSDKRYDTLVDQATAVYEPDRRMKIEAELQKLAAEQLLWIPVAEWPTAVFLNKRITGAPTTIAYMYYPWAADVGAADVGAADAGAAK; this is translated from the coding sequence ATGACCACACCGCACCGCCCCGGCAGCAGACGCCCTTACGGCAGATACCGCCGGATCGCCGCGACGACGGCCGTCCTGGCCTCCCTCGCCGCCCTCGCGGCCTGCTCCGGTCCTCCCCGGCACGCCGGTGCCGGCACCCCGGTCACACTCTCCGCGTCCACGCCCCCGGCTCGCGGCGAGATCGACTCCTTCACCTGGGCCGTCTACGCCGAGCCGCCCACGCTCGACTACACGGTGGCCTTCGACTATCCGCAGAACACGATCCTGTCCAACGTGTGCGAGAGCCTGATGCGCTGGACACCGGGCCTCACCCTGGAACCGGGCCTGGCACGAAGGGCGTCGAACCCGGACCCCACCACCTGGGTCTACGACCTGCGCTCCGGCGTGCGCTTCCACGACGGCCGCACCATGAGCGCCGACGACGTGGTCCACAGCCTCGGCCGTCAGACGGACCCGGACAACGCCGCCGCCTGGGCCCAGAACTTCCAGAACGTCGCATCCGTACGGAAGACCGGTCCCCTCCAGGTCACCGTCAAGCTCAAGAAGCCCGACTCCCAGTTCCCCCAGTACATGGCGACCGCCGCGGGTGTGATCGCCTCCAAGGCCGGCGTCGAGGCCGCGGGCAAGGACTACGGCACCACCGGCGGACTCGCCTGCACGGGACCGTTCGAACTCGGCACGTGGAGCAAGGGCCAGGCGATCGAGCTGACCCGCTTCGACGGCTACTGGGGCCCCAAGGCCAAGGCGAAGAAGGCCGTCTTCCGGATCATCACCGACCCCTCGGCCCGCACCAACGCCATGCTCAGCGGAGAGATCGACGGCGGCTACCTCATCCCCACCGAAAGCTACGCCCGGCTCCGCGACAGCGGTCTCGGCACCCTGTACTTCGGCGAGGGCCTGAGCACGGTCAACGTCAACATCACCAACATGAAGGGCCCGCTCGGTGACGTCCGCGTCCGCCGGGCCCTGTCCCTGGCCCTCGACCGGTCCGGGTTCGCCCAGGCCGGACTCGGCGGTGCCGGCACGGTCACCAACTCGCTCACCACACGTGCCGCCTGGGCCGGAGCCTCGGAGCAGACCCGGCAGGCCGCGTTCGCCGCGCTTCCGCCCGCCACCCAGGACCTCGAGAAGGCCAAGGCGCTGATCAAGGAGGCCGGCGCCACGGGCAAGACCCTGACCGTCGCCACCAGCTCCATCGGCCAGGACGTCTCCCTCCTCGCCACCGCCGTCCAGGCCGCCGGCAGCAGGATCGGCCTGAGGATCAACCTCAAGACCATCGCCCCCAACGCCTTCACCGCGCTCTTCACCGATCCCGAGGCGCGCGAGGGCATCGACATGTTCCCGCTCACCTACTACAACTCGATCACCGATCCGCTCGACCTGCTGACGAACTTCAAGACCGGCGCCTACCTCAACTTCGCCGGCCACAGCGACAAGCGCTACGACACCCTCGTCGACCAGGCCACCGCCGTCTACGAGCCGGACCGGCGGATGAAGATCGAGGCCGAACTCCAGAAGCTGGCCGCCGAGCAGCTGCTGTGGATCCCGGTCGCAGAGTGGCCCACCGCGGTCTTCCTCAACAAGAGGATCACCGGCGCCCCCACCACCATCGCGTACATGTACTACCCGTGGGCCGCCGACGTCGGGGCCGCCGACGTCGGGGCCGCGGACGCGGGGGCCGCGAAGTGA
- a CDS encoding ABC transporter permease: protein MNFLRFAVRRVAEMAATLLGASFVVFGAMYLAPGNPASFLLSGRSASPEALASINAQYHLDDPFFVRYLRWLGDIVQGDFGRSITYRTDVSRLLADRLPTTLLLVVMALVVVAVIGLALGRLSAVRGGGTDSAILIGTTLAVGTPSFVAAVLLQGLFAVNLGWFPSSGSGDGFLDKVWHLTLPAIALALYLIGMLARVTRSAMLEALDSEHVTVARSRGVPERHVISRHVFRNSLGTVLTTGGLIVSTLLVCTILVETAFSIGGVGQLLELSTTTKDFPTVQAISLIIVALFMTVNLIVDLVLPLVDPRITLGSRSSSV from the coding sequence GTGAACTTCCTGAGATTCGCCGTACGCCGGGTGGCGGAGATGGCCGCCACCCTGCTCGGTGCGTCGTTCGTGGTCTTCGGCGCCATGTACCTGGCTCCGGGCAACCCGGCCAGCTTCCTGCTCTCCGGACGCTCGGCCTCCCCGGAGGCCCTCGCCTCGATCAACGCCCAGTACCACCTGGACGACCCCTTCTTCGTCCGGTACCTCCGCTGGCTCGGCGACATCGTCCAAGGAGACTTCGGCCGGTCCATCACGTACCGCACCGACGTCTCACGCCTCCTGGCGGACCGCCTCCCCACCACGCTGCTGCTCGTCGTGATGGCGCTCGTCGTGGTCGCCGTGATCGGCCTGGCCCTGGGCCGGCTCTCCGCCGTACGCGGCGGCGGCACCGATTCCGCCATCCTGATCGGGACGACGCTCGCCGTCGGCACGCCCTCCTTCGTCGCCGCCGTACTGCTGCAGGGACTCTTCGCCGTCAACCTCGGCTGGTTCCCCAGCAGCGGTTCGGGCGACGGCTTCCTCGACAAGGTCTGGCACCTCACCCTGCCCGCGATCGCCCTCGCGCTCTATCTGATCGGCATGCTCGCCCGTGTCACCCGGTCCGCCATGCTCGAAGCCCTCGACAGCGAGCACGTCACGGTCGCCCGCAGCCGCGGCGTCCCCGAGCGCCACGTCATCAGCCGCCACGTGTTCCGCAACTCACTGGGCACCGTCCTCACCACCGGCGGCCTGATCGTCTCCACCCTCCTGGTCTGCACGATCCTCGTGGAGACCGCCTTCAGCATCGGAGGCGTCGGCCAGCTCCTGGAACTGTCCACCACGACCAAGGACTTCCCGACCGTCCAGGCCATCTCCTTGATCATCGTCGCTCTCTTCATGACCGTGAACCTGATCGTCGACCTGGTGCTGCCCCTGGTCGACCCGCGGATCACTCTCGGATCGAGGAGCTCCTCCGTATGA
- a CDS encoding ABC transporter permease, with protein MTAVLTRRPGLSRIRTARSPLYLVCLGFVALVTTAALLAPWLVPHDPNAVDLGNALAGTTPEHPLGVDAAGRDTLSRLLLGARTSLLGPLGVVVFSTVAGVAIGMAAGWRGGWLDSVLSRSTELVFAFPGMLLAILIISVHGEGLLAPVVALSIAYLPYVSRLTRSLVLAERQRPYVSAYQVQGHSALQICLRHVLPNIAPVVLAQSTINFGYALMDLAGLSFLGLGVPALTPDWGRMVFDGQTAIQHGYPLSAVLPCVFIVLTVVAFNVVGERWADRVARRSP; from the coding sequence ATGACAGCCGTCCTCACCCGCCGGCCCGGACTGTCCAGGATCCGCACCGCCCGGTCCCCGCTGTACCTGGTCTGCCTCGGCTTCGTCGCCCTCGTCACCACGGCCGCACTCCTCGCGCCGTGGCTCGTGCCCCACGACCCCAATGCCGTCGACCTCGGCAACGCGTTGGCCGGCACCACCCCCGAGCACCCGCTCGGCGTCGACGCCGCCGGGCGCGACACCCTCTCCCGGCTGCTCCTCGGCGCCCGCACCTCGCTCCTGGGACCCCTCGGGGTCGTGGTCTTCTCCACGGTCGCCGGTGTCGCGATCGGTATGGCCGCGGGCTGGCGGGGCGGCTGGCTCGACTCCGTCCTCTCCCGCTCCACCGAACTGGTCTTCGCGTTCCCCGGCATGCTCCTGGCCATCCTGATCATCTCGGTCCACGGCGAAGGACTGCTCGCCCCCGTCGTCGCCCTCTCCATCGCCTACCTGCCCTATGTCAGCCGGCTCACCCGCTCCCTCGTCCTGGCCGAACGCCAACGCCCCTACGTCAGCGCCTACCAGGTCCAGGGACACTCGGCCCTCCAGATCTGCCTGCGCCACGTCCTGCCCAACATCGCCCCCGTCGTCCTCGCCCAGTCCACCATCAACTTCGGCTACGCACTCATGGACCTGGCCGGCCTGTCCTTCCTCGGCCTCGGCGTCCCCGCGCTCACCCCTGACTGGGGCCGCATGGTCTTCGACGGACAGACCGCCATCCAGCACGGCTACCCGCTCTCCGCGGTCCTGCCCTGCGTGTTCATCGTGCTGACCGTCGTCGCCTTCAACGTGGTCGGAGAACGCTGGGCCGACCGCGTCGCCAGGAGGTCCCCATGA
- a CDS encoding ABC transporter ATP-binding protein has protein sequence MRPLTPPTPTLDIRELRITLPGTARPVLDGVDLHVAAGETVALVGESGSGKTLTSRSALGLLPPGATIEGAVRVSGQDVLTMNTAQLRALRTSTVSMIFQDPRAALNPMRRIGDFLTESVILTGSTSRTDAIARATELLQAVGLDDTALRTYPGQVSGGMLQRVMIAAALMGDPALLLADEPTTALDVTTQAEVIALLARLRERFGTGLLFVTHDLDLAAAISDRVYVMYAGRIAESGPAEALFARPRHPYTSALLASTPRLDAPPGRLAAIDGQPPDLRKELHGCPFADRCHLATEICDHQAPEPLPAPGQPHHRAACHHSDRLEGSSVDA, from the coding sequence ATGAGACCGCTGACCCCACCGACACCCACGCTCGACATCCGAGAGCTGCGGATCACCCTGCCCGGCACGGCCCGCCCCGTCCTGGACGGCGTCGACCTCCACGTCGCCGCCGGCGAGACCGTCGCCCTCGTCGGCGAGTCCGGTTCCGGGAAGACCCTGACCTCACGCAGCGCTCTCGGGCTGCTGCCGCCCGGCGCCACGATCGAGGGAGCCGTCCGCGTGAGCGGTCAGGACGTGCTCACGATGAACACCGCCCAGCTGCGCGCCCTGCGTACCAGCACGGTGTCCATGATCTTCCAGGACCCGCGCGCGGCCCTCAACCCGATGCGCCGCATCGGCGACTTCCTCACGGAGAGCGTGATCCTGACCGGGAGCACGAGCCGGACGGACGCCATCGCGCGCGCCACCGAACTCCTCCAGGCCGTCGGCCTCGACGACACCGCTCTGCGCACGTACCCCGGCCAGGTCTCGGGCGGCATGCTGCAACGCGTCATGATCGCCGCCGCGCTGATGGGCGACCCCGCCCTCCTCCTGGCCGACGAACCGACCACCGCGCTCGACGTCACCACCCAGGCCGAGGTCATCGCCCTCCTGGCGCGACTCCGCGAACGCTTCGGCACCGGCCTGCTCTTCGTCACCCACGACCTCGACCTCGCCGCCGCCATCAGCGACCGCGTCTACGTCATGTACGCCGGCCGGATCGCGGAGAGCGGACCCGCCGAAGCCCTCTTCGCGCGGCCTCGGCACCCGTACACCTCGGCGCTGCTCGCCTCCACGCCCCGCCTCGACGCCCCGCCGGGCAGGCTCGCCGCCATCGACGGCCAGCCCCCCGACCTGCGGAAGGAACTGCACGGCTGCCCGTTCGCCGACCGCTGCCACCTGGCCACGGAGATCTGCGACCACCAGGCTCCCGAACCGCTGCCCGCGCCCGGACAGCCGCACCACCGGGCCGCCTGCCACCACAGCGACCGGCTCGAAGGGAGCTCCGTCGATGCCTGA
- a CDS encoding ABC transporter ATP-binding protein gives MPDNALEAVGLHRAFGNVRAVDDVSFALPEGGSLGVVGGSGSGKTTTARIVVGLERADDGEVRVRGRARPSRARGKAQRLARAREVQMVFQDPYLSLDPRTSVEQVLRETLRLHFPDTRTDHERRIHELLDQVGLGTRAADARPKQLSGGQRQRVALARALAVEPAVLVLDEAVAALDVSVQAQILNLLADIREETGIAFLFITHDLGVVRCVTDDVIVMHRGRVVEAGPTTEVLAAPRHPYTRLLLESVPRPGWDPEAIAAARRAL, from the coding sequence ATGCCTGACAACGCACTGGAGGCCGTCGGCCTCCACCGCGCCTTCGGAAACGTCCGCGCCGTCGACGACGTCTCGTTCGCCCTGCCCGAGGGCGGTTCCCTGGGCGTCGTCGGCGGATCCGGTTCCGGCAAGACCACCACCGCCCGCATCGTCGTCGGCCTGGAGCGGGCCGACGACGGGGAGGTACGGGTACGGGGCCGGGCCCGGCCCAGCCGCGCCCGCGGCAAGGCTCAGCGCCTGGCCAGGGCCCGCGAGGTGCAGATGGTCTTCCAGGACCCCTACCTGTCTCTCGACCCCAGGACCAGCGTCGAACAGGTGCTGCGTGAAACCCTGCGCCTGCACTTCCCCGACACCCGCACCGACCACGAGCGGCGGATCCACGAACTCCTCGACCAGGTCGGCCTCGGAACCCGCGCCGCCGACGCGCGGCCGAAACAGCTCTCCGGCGGACAGCGCCAACGCGTCGCCCTCGCCCGCGCGCTCGCCGTGGAGCCCGCCGTCCTCGTCCTCGACGAGGCGGTCGCCGCCCTCGACGTCTCCGTCCAGGCCCAGATCCTCAACCTCCTCGCCGACATCCGCGAGGAGACCGGGATCGCCTTCCTCTTCATCACCCACGACCTCGGCGTGGTCCGCTGCGTCACCGACGACGTCATCGTCATGCACCGGGGCCGCGTCGTCGAGGCGGGCCCCACCACCGAGGTGCTCGCCGCACCCCGGCACCCGTACACGCGGCTCCTGCTGGAATCCGTGCCCCGCCCGGGCTGGGACCCCGAGGCGATCGCCGCCGCCCGCAGGGCGCTCTGA
- a CDS encoding agmatine deiminase family protein, with amino-acid sequence MNDHAVARHAGPGLNRRRFLAAAGLTAAGAAVAAAVQNRADATPAAGVFRVPIEDVRHTRTWMAWPDSTAIWPGRLGGVQADIALIARTIAKYEPVVMCANPGSAAKARSMCGSTVTVISSIPVDDCWMRDTGPVFRTDGYGGLDAVGLNFNGWGDKQTHAKDALVAERIAAHVGVPFTYADLVGEGGAIEQDGAGTLMATRSSLVNRNRNPGVSERQLERAMCAAYGASKVIWFDGVYGQDITDDHVDATSRFLAPGEALVQTPLPSENDAYARDARRQYDTLSASTTAAGREMDVMRLQGPDYNKIRSTNRDFLASYANFYLCNDAVISAQFGDRRADEAARATLNRLYPDRRIEQLNIDRLGTGGGGIHCVTQQQPVA; translated from the coding sequence ATGAACGATCACGCCGTCGCCCGCCACGCGGGTCCCGGCCTCAACAGGCGCCGGTTCCTCGCCGCCGCCGGCCTGACAGCCGCCGGCGCCGCCGTCGCCGCGGCCGTCCAGAACCGGGCGGACGCCACCCCCGCCGCCGGCGTCTTCCGCGTCCCCATCGAGGACGTACGCCACACCCGCACCTGGATGGCCTGGCCGGACAGCACCGCGATCTGGCCCGGCAGGCTCGGCGGCGTCCAGGCGGACATCGCCCTCATCGCCCGTACGATCGCGAAGTACGAGCCCGTCGTCATGTGCGCGAACCCCGGCAGCGCCGCCAAGGCACGCTCGATGTGCGGCTCCACCGTCACCGTCATCAGCTCCATCCCCGTCGACGACTGCTGGATGCGCGACACCGGACCCGTCTTCCGCACCGACGGCTACGGCGGCCTCGACGCCGTGGGCCTCAACTTCAACGGCTGGGGCGACAAGCAGACCCACGCCAAGGACGCCCTCGTCGCCGAGCGGATCGCCGCCCACGTGGGCGTCCCGTTCACCTACGCCGACCTGGTCGGCGAGGGAGGCGCCATCGAACAGGACGGCGCCGGCACCCTGATGGCCACCCGCAGCAGCCTGGTGAACCGCAACCGCAACCCCGGCGTGTCGGAGCGGCAGCTGGAGCGGGCGATGTGCGCCGCGTACGGCGCGTCCAAGGTCATCTGGTTCGACGGCGTCTACGGCCAGGACATCACCGACGACCACGTCGACGCGACCTCCCGCTTCCTCGCCCCCGGCGAGGCCCTTGTGCAGACGCCCCTCCCGTCCGAGAACGACGCCTACGCCCGCGACGCCCGCCGTCAGTACGACACCCTCTCCGCCTCGACCACCGCCGCAGGCCGTGAGATGGACGTCATGCGCCTCCAGGGCCCGGACTACAACAAGATCCGCTCCACCAACAGGGACTTCCTCGCCTCCTACGCCAACTTCTACCTCTGCAACGACGCCGTCATCTCCGCCCAGTTCGGCGACAGGAGGGCGGACGAGGCCGCACGGGCGACCCTGAACCGCCTCTACCCCGACCGCCGCATCGAGCAGTTGAACATCGACCGCCTGGGAACGGGCGGCGGCGGCATCCACTGCGTCACCCAGCAACAGCCCGTGGCCTGA
- a CDS encoding purine-cytosine permease family protein translates to MGSVVPEYHDSAPHPGIELHSIDWVPLSERHGKPSHVGAIWFVGSLNLTGLATGVVTLSMGASLVWTVVATVLGSLFGTFFMAFHSAQGPQLGLPQLVQSRPQFGYLGAALTVWVFALVNYVAFNTSDALLSGQAMNLLTGVPNELGYLLAAAVATAIALLGYDWIHRLNRWLTWPFVVITAAITAAALFGGGLPDGAWNPGPFELAPFMLVFVFVAGFQLGWAPYVSDYSRYLRPDVPVRSTFWWTYLPSAISGIWVFVLGAVVSAGAPEGTDPVTALKLAADRLFGGFGTVAVVVLLVGLLSIMAINQYGGSLTMISIVDSFRPVKPTRTIRVATIGIMLVAVGTVSTAVGIDQFNWFFAHVVVVLTYLFIPWTAINLVDFFFVRRGQYVVKEIFNPHGIYGRWGWRGNLAYGIGLACMAPFMVITGLYVGPAAKLLGGVDCSIFVGLPVAGALYWAFTRSLDLDTERRLVREEGLLERLH, encoded by the coding sequence ATGGGGTCAGTTGTCCCGGAGTACCACGACTCCGCACCACATCCGGGCATCGAGCTGCATTCGATCGACTGGGTGCCGCTCTCCGAACGGCACGGCAAACCCTCGCACGTCGGGGCCATCTGGTTCGTGGGCAGCCTCAACCTCACCGGCCTGGCGACCGGCGTCGTGACGCTCTCGATGGGGGCCTCGCTCGTGTGGACGGTGGTCGCCACCGTCCTCGGGTCACTCTTCGGCACGTTCTTCATGGCGTTCCACTCGGCCCAGGGGCCCCAGCTGGGCTTGCCGCAACTCGTCCAGTCGCGGCCCCAGTTCGGCTATCTCGGAGCCGCGCTCACCGTGTGGGTCTTCGCCCTGGTCAACTACGTGGCCTTCAACACGTCGGACGCCCTGCTGTCCGGTCAGGCCATGAACCTGCTCACCGGCGTCCCCAACGAGCTCGGCTATCTGCTGGCCGCCGCGGTCGCGACGGCGATCGCCCTCCTGGGGTACGACTGGATCCACCGGCTGAACCGGTGGCTCACCTGGCCCTTCGTCGTGATCACCGCTGCGATCACCGCCGCCGCCCTCTTCGGCGGCGGCCTGCCGGACGGTGCGTGGAACCCGGGCCCGTTCGAACTCGCCCCCTTCATGCTCGTGTTCGTCTTCGTCGCCGGCTTCCAGCTGGGCTGGGCGCCGTACGTCTCGGACTACTCGCGCTACCTCAGACCCGACGTCCCGGTCCGCAGCACCTTCTGGTGGACGTACCTGCCCAGCGCGATCTCCGGGATATGGGTCTTCGTCCTCGGGGCCGTGGTCTCGGCCGGCGCCCCCGAGGGCACCGATCCGGTCACCGCCCTGAAGCTGGCGGCGGACCGCCTGTTCGGCGGATTCGGCACGGTCGCGGTCGTCGTGCTGCTCGTCGGACTGCTCTCCATCATGGCGATCAACCAGTACGGCGGCAGCCTCACCATGATCTCGATCGTGGACTCGTTCCGGCCCGTCAAGCCGACGCGGACCATCCGCGTCGCGACGATCGGGATCATGCTGGTGGCCGTCGGGACGGTCTCCACGGCGGTCGGCATCGACCAGTTCAACTGGTTCTTCGCCCACGTGGTCGTGGTGCTGACCTACCTCTTCATCCCGTGGACGGCCATCAACCTGGTCGACTTCTTCTTCGTCCGGCGTGGCCAGTACGTCGTCAAGGAGATCTTCAACCCGCATGGCATCTACGGCCGTTGGGGCTGGCGGGGCAATCTCGCCTATGGCATCGGCCTCGCCTGCATGGCGCCGTTCATGGTCATCACCGGCCTCTACGTCGGCCCCGCCGCGAAGCTCCTCGGCGGCGTGGACTGCTCGATCTTCGTCGGCCTGCCAGTGGCCGGCGCCCTCTACTGGGCCTTCACCCGGAGCCTCGATCTGGATACTGAGCGCCGGCTGGTCCGGGAGGAGGGGCTGCTGGAACGACTGCACTGA
- a CDS encoding agmatine deiminase family protein codes for MKTEHEGDRPGINRRTLLARTGAVAAGLAVGPVLGGIQPARAASWRVPGEETPHKRTWMAWPSSYTIWGNTLSRIQADIAKLAKEVAKYEPVVMCADGSSAASQARSMCGTTVSVISSIPVSDCWMRDTGPLFRVDGAGGLDSFGLNFNAWGENATTFYGLPYSAYSKDRVLAGRVAAYVGTPFANASVVGEGGGIEYDGDGTLMATESCWLNSNRNPGKSRSQIEAELLSRFGATKMIWLPGVTGQDVTDGHIDGTARYIKPGVVMVQLAGAVRPDVWTANARAIHDVLVNATDARGRRLQVLTIEGPDVLPRVSAGKQADFLSSYMNWTVTNQAVITTQFGDTAKDAAAKSAIAAAYGRPVVQLNLDNLYGNGGGGAHCVTMQEPNR; via the coding sequence GTGAAGACAGAGCACGAAGGCGACCGGCCCGGCATCAACCGCAGAACCCTCCTGGCCCGAACCGGAGCGGTCGCGGCCGGACTGGCGGTGGGACCGGTACTCGGCGGCATCCAGCCGGCCCGGGCCGCGTCCTGGCGCGTACCCGGGGAGGAGACGCCGCACAAGCGGACCTGGATGGCCTGGCCGTCCAGCTACACGATCTGGGGCAACACCCTGTCCAGGATCCAGGCCGACATAGCCAAGCTCGCCAAGGAAGTCGCCAAGTACGAGCCGGTCGTGATGTGCGCGGACGGCTCGTCGGCCGCCTCGCAGGCCCGGAGCATGTGCGGGACCACCGTCTCGGTGATCAGCTCGATCCCGGTCTCGGACTGCTGGATGCGGGACACCGGCCCGCTGTTCCGCGTCGACGGAGCCGGCGGCCTCGACTCCTTCGGCCTGAACTTCAACGCCTGGGGCGAGAACGCCACGACCTTCTACGGCCTGCCCTACTCCGCCTACTCCAAGGACCGCGTGCTCGCCGGCCGGGTCGCCGCCTACGTGGGCACCCCCTTCGCCAACGCGTCCGTGGTCGGCGAGGGCGGCGGCATCGAGTACGACGGTGACGGCACCCTGATGGCGACCGAGAGCTGCTGGTTGAACAGCAACCGCAACCCCGGAAAGTCGCGCAGCCAGATCGAGGCGGAGCTGCTGTCCCGCTTCGGCGCCACCAAGATGATCTGGCTGCCCGGCGTCACCGGACAGGACGTCACCGACGGCCACATCGACGGCACCGCCCGGTACATCAAGCCCGGTGTGGTGATGGTGCAGCTGGCCGGCGCCGTACGGCCGGACGTCTGGACCGCGAACGCCAGGGCCATCCACGACGTCCTGGTGAACGCGACCGACGCCAGGGGCCGCCGCCTCCAGGTCCTCACCATCGAAGGGCCTGACGTCCTGCCCCGTGTCTCGGCCGGCAAGCAGGCTGACTTCCTCAGCTCCTACATGAACTGGACGGTCACCAACCAGGCCGTCATCACCACCCAGTTCGGCGACACCGCCAAGGACGCGGCGGCCAAGTCGGCGATCGCGGCCGCCTACGGCAGGCCGGTCGTCCAGCTCAACCTCGACAACCTCTACGGCAACGGCGGCGGTGGCGCCCACTGCGTCACGATGCAGGAACCCAACCGCTGA
- a CDS encoding catalase, translating into MNTNSPKPTTTTDSGAPVESDEHSLTVGPGGPILLQDAYLIEQMAQFNRERIPERQPHAKGSGAFGHFEVTHDVIRYTKAALFQPGTRTELVARFSTVAGERGSPDTWRDPRGFALKFYTSEGNYDMVGNNTPVFFVKDPMKFQHFIRSQKRRADNNLRDHDMQWDFWTLSPESAHQVTWLMGDRGIPRSWRHMNGYTSHTYMWINASGERFWVKYHFKTDQGIEFFTQHEADQMAAVDTDYHTRDLFEHIRDGEFPSWTLHVQVMPYEEAATYRFNPFDLTKVWPHGDYPLIPVGRMTLDRNPTDNHAEIEQAAFQPNNLVPGIGPSPDRMLLARLFSYADAHRHRIGGNYQQLPVNAPVVDVHTYSKDGAMAYRKTTDPVYAPNSKGGPAADTERYGSPPSWTADGEITRAAYVSHPEDDDWGQPGTLVREVMDDDARDRLVDNVVGHLLNGVTEPVLERAFAYWKNIDKATGERIEQGVRAKADEKDPKAAEQGNPARSSMQHKA; encoded by the coding sequence ATGAACACCAACTCGCCGAAACCGACCACCACGACCGACTCCGGCGCCCCGGTGGAGAGCGACGAACACTCGCTCACCGTCGGCCCCGGCGGCCCGATCCTCCTCCAGGACGCCTACCTGATCGAGCAGATGGCGCAGTTCAACCGCGAACGGATCCCCGAGCGCCAGCCCCATGCCAAGGGCAGCGGCGCGTTCGGCCACTTCGAGGTCACCCACGACGTCATCCGTTACACGAAGGCGGCCCTGTTCCAGCCGGGCACCCGCACCGAACTGGTCGCCCGGTTCTCCACCGTGGCCGGCGAGCGGGGCAGCCCGGACACCTGGCGCGACCCGCGCGGCTTCGCGCTGAAGTTCTACACGTCCGAGGGCAACTACGACATGGTCGGCAACAACACGCCGGTCTTCTTCGTCAAGGACCCGATGAAGTTCCAGCACTTCATCCGCTCCCAGAAGCGCCGCGCGGACAACAACCTGCGCGACCACGACATGCAGTGGGACTTCTGGACCCTCTCCCCGGAGTCCGCCCACCAGGTCACCTGGCTGATGGGCGACCGGGGCATCCCGCGCAGCTGGCGCCACATGAACGGCTACACCTCCCACACGTACATGTGGATCAACGCCTCCGGCGAGCGGTTCTGGGTGAAGTACCACTTCAAGACCGACCAGGGCATCGAGTTCTTCACGCAGCACGAGGCCGACCAGATGGCGGCCGTCGACACCGACTACCACACGCGGGACCTCTTCGAGCACATCCGCGACGGAGAGTTCCCGAGCTGGACGCTGCACGTGCAGGTCATGCCGTACGAGGAGGCGGCGACGTACCGCTTCAACCCCTTCGACCTCACCAAGGTCTGGCCGCACGGCGACTACCCGCTCATCCCCGTCGGCCGGATGACCCTGGACCGCAACCCCACCGACAACCACGCGGAGATCGAGCAGGCCGCCTTCCAGCCCAACAACCTGGTCCCCGGCATCGGGCCGAGCCCCGACCGGATGCTGCTGGCCCGCCTGTTCTCGTACGCGGACGCCCACCGGCACCGCATCGGCGGCAACTACCAGCAGCTCCCCGTGAACGCGCCCGTCGTCGACGTCCACACGTACTCCAAGGACGGCGCGATGGCCTACCGGAAGACCACCGACCCGGTCTACGCCCCCAACTCCAAGGGAGGCCCGGCCGCCGACACCGAGCGGTACGGCAGCCCGCCGAGCTGGACGGCGGACGGCGAGATCACCCGGGCGGCCTACGTCTCCCACCCCGAGGACGACGACTGGGGCCAGCCCGGCACCCTCGTCCGCGAGGTCATGGACGACGACGCCCGCGACCGCCTCGTCGACAACGTCGTCGGCCACCTCCTCAACGGCGTCACCGAACCCGTCCTGGAGCGTGCCTTCGCCTACTGGAAGAACATCGACAAGGCGACCGGAGAGCGCATCGAGCAGGGCGTCCGCGCCAAGGCCGACGAGAAGGACCCCAAGGCCGCCGAACAGGGCAACCCCGCCCGCAGCTCCATGCAGCACAAGGCGTGA